The following nucleotide sequence is from Cygnus atratus isolate AKBS03 ecotype Queensland, Australia chromosome 15, CAtr_DNAZoo_HiC_assembly, whole genome shotgun sequence.
CTGTGCCAGCAAGGGACGCGGGGCtgtcccccagctcctgccctcacCTGTCGCAGATCCAGCCCCTGTTGCTCATGGGCCGCTTGCAGTTGCTGCAGTTGATGTGGAGGGTGGTGGAGGCCTGGTTGAGGCAGTTGATGGCGCGACACGTGCTCAGCTTGATCACCTCGTTGGAGATGTTCCAGAGCTGGAAGCGCTGCAGCAGGTCGATGTAGGAGGTGTACCAGTGCTCCTGGGGACGGCCCGCACAGgtcagccccagctcccaggggcagagccctgcagagggggagctgctcttcccccagcccGCACGGTGCTGGGCCAGCCCTGAAAGCGGGGCCGATCCTTGCCCAGCCCGCCAGGACAGGACGCCCGGGGGGGGAAAAGCAGCGAGGAAGAGGCCGTGGGTTTGGCTGTGAGCTTCCCCCCTGTACCTGGGTCTGCTCATCGATCTCCTTGCGGATGCGATCTCCCAGCACGATGAGCACGGACACGGCCGTCTGCACATCCCCCTGCTCGGCGTAGAAGAGCAGCGTGTCCCGCACGATGGGGCTGAAGAAGTCGGAGGGCAGGCGGTTCTCGTAGAGCGAGTGGGAGATGGAGATGAGGGAGAAGGACTCCACGGGCGTCAGTGACACCGTCTCAGCCTCGTTGCCGCTGACGTGAGGGGAATCAGCCTTGTCCTGCAGGTGGTCCAAGGCTGACGGGTTGTCCACAATTTCGTGGCGCAGAGGGAAGGCCTCCTGGGGAAGGCTGTATTCCTGCTCCTCAGCTGCAAGGAGAGACACCCGTGCGGTCAGGAACGAGCGCGGAAGGCCGGGAGAAGATCCGGCCACGTGGCtgggaccagcagcagctctcagcaccAGCAACACGCTCACCGTGCGGGTTCTCGTGGTCCATCATGTACAGGTCATCCTCATCCGCTTCCACGTCTCCCAGCAGGTAGTCCGCAGGGACATCGCTGCCCTCCGTCTCCTCGTTGTCTGTGTGCCCAGGGAGAGGGAAGTCAGCACAGCCCCCTCGGGGGGTCACAGGGGTAAATCGCCTGTCTGCTGCCCCCTGGAATGAGCATACCCTCGTTTACAGGATAGATGTACCCACCAGAGCCACCTATGTCCGGGACTGTGCCATCAGGGATCAGCTGAGGACAGCCGCAGGActgcgtccccccccccagacgCTACCTTCGTTGTTGATCAGAGTGGAGGAGGAATCCAGGAGGATATTTTCCGTGCGGCTTTCTCCTTTGCTGCGATCCAGTCTCGACTCGCTGCCCAACCCAGAGGGAATGTCCTTCAGGTTGAAGCTGGAAAAGAAGCCGCTCGCTCAATTTAAAAGTCGCAAAAGTTTAGAGCTTCTGTTCTAGCCAGCAAGCAGGCTGGATGCAGGTCTCCAGTTACGATGTGAATGGTGAAACCAGAGACATCATTCTCCTGAGAGCAAAAGAGTCAGCTGTCCCCACTttgtaacttaaaaaataaataaataataatacactGCATTTGTGAGCACAGCCCTTTCTCCCAGCCTGGCATCTCTGTGCACCCACCAAAGACACCTGCAGAGGTTTCCCTGAGCGGtttcagagctgagcacagcctcTTGACTCCACTTCTTGCTGTTTACGTTCAGCTTAGAAGAGGGTAAACAGGAGCTGCTTCTCTGCAAGATGCTTGGCTCTTTGTTATGCGTCGCTGCTCGCAGGCTCCTCCGAGACAGAAGAGGAACTGAATGGAGCTGACGCAGAGCCGTGATCTCCGGCTTGTGCTCGTGGTTTTGAGCTGGTGACAGGCAGTGACCTGGCTGGCTGCGGAGCTCGGTCGATGGCAGGGCTTTGTTTGATGTTATTTGAGTCTTTGCCGCTCATCCCGGGAACCCAGCCCTGCAAGGTCTGACAGCTAATTTGGAGCTCTCGCTCCTCACTTTCATGTGTCATTcggaagaggaaaaacaagttttcctgCCTCGTCAGCCCACAGCGGGGTTCTCAACGCCAGCGAGCCACTGGCAGAGCGGAGCTGTCCTCTCCCTCTCGGAGGCAGGAGGAGACGTCTCCGCACCAGCCCCgtggcagctccagcagccagaCAGGGGCTCTGCGTCCCCAACCCACGGTCACAGCCACAGTTAAGTGACTGCAGACACCACACCAGCCTCACGCCCACCACAGCCAGCTTCAAACACCGCttcagagaggggaaggagcagcacagaagcCTGCGTGGCTCGAGGCCAGGCTGCCCGCTCGCTGCTCACACCCACACAGAAAACGACTGCACTCAGACGACGCCAACCTGCAAACCAGGGCAGGCTGAGGCCGGGGCTCTGAcactcacagagctgctctggcgTCCCTTACCTGTTCATGAGCGGGAGGGCGGCGCTGCCTTTCCCCATGCTGTGATTGAGGTTAGCGGACGACACGGTGCCGAGGCTGGAGTAGATGATCCGGAGCATCGTCCACGTCTGAGCCACCTGCGTGGGACAGCCACAGTCAGACCTCGCCTGTCCCAAGCAGCCCCTGGCTGCAAATCTACCAAATCACCTGCCAATCTCCCGAGCTGGGCAGGCTCTGGGGGATGCCGAGTGTCTGAGCACGCAAGGAAATCTGCGCTTGCTGTAGGCAACAGCGTTGTGGGTGAAGGGAAACCTTCCAGGACAGCCATagggcagagaggaagggaCAGAGGGACGGGATATCGGAGCCAGAGCACCGCTGCCAGCcaggcctcctcctcctcacagcATCCCCCAGCCTCACGTCTGTGCCGGGAGCCCCTGCCCCGCGCTCACCTGGTTGCGGTCCAAGCCCTTGGCCACCTTGGCGTTGTGGTCGCAGAGCTCGGCCAGCGGCCGGCCGGCCAGCGCGTACTGCTTGGCTGTGTGCACAAACCAGTCCATGCTGCCGCTCTCCACGTCCGTTTCAAAGACGCTGAGGGCGCTCGAGGAGGAGATGTACTCAAACTGCTCCGTGGGGTCCAGCTTGCGCTTGAAAAAGATGGGGTGGCGGCGGTCCCCGATGTAGGGCTTGCGGTTGGAGTCGGAGGAGATGAGGCTCTCCTTGGCCGCGAAGGCCAGGTCTCCGTAGAGGCTGTAGCACAGCCCCTCGGGGTTGGCCCGGTCGATGGGCTGGCTGGCATCCTTGAAGATGTGCTGGTAGAGGGTGCTGTCCTTGGAGCCGGACAGGAGGAAGTAGGGGTCGTGGAGGTGGCGCCACACGATGCCCGTGGTGACGTCCTTGTGCTCCTCGAACATGGCGGAGGGGATGAAGGGGCGCCGCACGTCCCAGACGTAGATGTTGTGGTCCACCATCATGGAGCAGGTGGCGATGTGGTGCTTGCACTCCGGGCGCCACTTCACTCGGGCCACGGAGGCGATGGTCTGCACGCAGTAGATCTCCTTCGCCCGCGTGGTGTTCATGTCCCACACCTTCACCATCTTATCCCGGCCGCCTGTGGCCAGCCAGCCCCTGCGAGAAGGACGGGGAAAGATGCTGAGACACCGGCCCGCGGGGCGGGTGGAGCTCACGACATGGATGCAGCCGTGTGCCCGGCCATGGGCGAGCCGTGGCCATGCCACGGGGAGGCAGCCAGGCTGCAATCGCACCCTCCCACGTGCTAATAGCCAGGTGAGGCAgcacctctccttcccctcccaatTTGAGGTCCTGCATCTTCGGAACCACGCTCACCTGACAGGATCCTCATTCCTCCCACATCTATTTTTTACTGGACATggacagcagagagagaaaaggccAGTCTGAACAGACTTCAGTGCCTCACTCAGCCTGCGAGGAGTCACAGCGGGATGCGAGGAAGGTGCTACAGCACTGGCTGCGCACAGCTCCGTGGACACAACTATTTACAGACACACCTGAACCGCTCCCAGGGAAAGGCAGGAGGGAAACCTGACCAGCTGCAAGAAAGAGAGCTGGTATCTGCCCTTCCCTGAGCTGACCACCAGAGCGAGACGTGAAGGCCCTGGCACCAGACTGGGCATACCCGAGCATTAACAGTGGCTCAGGAAGCCCTGGCGTgtcaaaaacacaaacaaaacccacacctccctctccatcttCAAGAAAAAGTACTAACTGCCCCCATCTTCGAGCAACAGCACAGAGGCCAGGGTGTCAGAGACCCTGATTTCCCTTGGGAACCCATTTTTTGGGCTCTCCGGTCTCTGTGGAGACCAAGCAGCTGCcagggcccggccccgcacccACCGGTCCTCAGGGTGCCAGTCGCAGCAGAAGACGGGGCCGTTGTGGGCCGTGAACATCCTCTCGTAGCGGTCGGGCCGGCGGATGTCCCACAGCTGCACGTTCCCGTTCTCAAAGGTGGCGGCGAAGGTGAAGTAGTCGCGGATGCTGAACTGGACGTCGCGCACGCTCTCCGACTGGCCTGAgcggggagagaaggggagaagcGATGGGACGGAGCTCCGGCGATGCTGCTGGGAGAGGTCCCCAAGCAGGGACAGACGCGGCCGGCTTCAAACCAGCCCCAAGGAGCCCTCCTGAGCCCACCCTGAGTGGCAAAAGCCCCTCGGCTCCCTCCATGCCCGCTCCGAGCACCACGTCCCACGCCTCACCCTCCTCCTGGGCGCGGGGCGAGGGCAAAGACCCCGgccggggcagcggggcagcgggggggcgGGCTCGTACCGGAGAAGGTGCTGACGGAGTCCTTCTTGCGCAGGTCGAAGCACTTCATGTAGCCGTCCTGCGAGCCGCTGAGGAGCATGTACACCTCGGTGGGGTGGAAGCAGACCTTGTTGACCGTGCGCTTGTGCTCGGTGAAGAGCTGGTCCTGCTTGTTGCGCGACGGCTTGCCCAGGTTCCAGGTGACCACCACGCCGTTGGTGGCGGCCGTGGCCAGCAGGTTCTCGTCCATCTGGTGCCACACCACGTCGGCGCAGCTGAAGTTGAGCGAGGGCTTGCGGCCCACGCGCAGGTTCAGCTTCTCCACGAACTGCTCCTCCTCGATGCCGTAGATCTTGAAGATGTTGCGCCCGGCCACCACCACCTGGGCGGCGTCGCGGCACACGCTGATGGCGTTGGCGGGGGCGTCCAGGTGGCAGAACATGGTGCGCCCCGACAGCGCCGCGCCGCCCAGCGCCGCGCCGGACCGCGACATCTTCTCCATGGCCGGACGGGGCGCGGGGACCCCTCGCCGGGACGCGGGCTCCGAGCCTGGCGGCACCGCGGGCGGCATTCAGGCCCAGGAGGCCTCCTCAGCCCGGCTGCGCCGCCTCAGCCCGGCCACAAcgagccccgcggggccgcggggcaCTCCCCGGGGCCTCCCCGGTTCCCCCCGGTtccccccggggccccccggGCCCGCTCAGCCCCCGCAGGCCGCAGCCAGGCCCCAGCAGGCTCCGGCGCGGAAACAGCCGCCAAGCCACGCCCCCTCCCGCCAAGCCacgccccctcccgccccctcCCGCCTCGCTAAACCCCGCCCCCGACATAGACCACGCCCCCAAGCTAGACCCCGTCCCCGAGCTAGACCACGCCCCCCCGCCAGACCACGCCCCCTACACCAAGACCACCCCCCCGAGTCAGgctccgccccgccccgctccaGGCCCCGCCCCTGATCCACTCAGGTCCCGCCCCCAGCACCAAACCA
It contains:
- the WDR24 gene encoding GATOR complex protein WDR24 codes for the protein MPPAVPPGSEPASRRGVPAPRPAMEKMSRSGAALGGAALSGRTMFCHLDAPANAISVCRDAAQVVVAGRNIFKIYGIEEEQFVEKLNLRVGRKPSLNFSCADVVWHQMDENLLATAATNGVVVTWNLGKPSRNKQDQLFTEHKRTVNKVCFHPTEVYMLLSGSQDGYMKCFDLRKKDSVSTFSGQSESVRDVQFSIRDYFTFAATFENGNVQLWDIRRPDRYERMFTAHNGPVFCCDWHPEDRGWLATGGRDKMVKVWDMNTTRAKEIYCVQTIASVARVKWRPECKHHIATCSMMVDHNIYVWDVRRPFIPSAMFEEHKDVTTGIVWRHLHDPYFLLSGSKDSTLYQHIFKDASQPIDRANPEGLCYSLYGDLAFAAKESLISSDSNRKPYIGDRRHPIFFKRKLDPTEQFEYISSSSALSVFETDVESGSMDWFVHTAKQYALAGRPLAELCDHNAKVAKGLDRNQVAQTWTMLRIIYSSLGTVSSANLNHSMGKGSAALPLMNSFNLKDIPSGLGSESRLDRSKGESRTENILLDSSSTLINNEDNEETEGSDVPADYLLGDVEADEDDLYMMDHENPHAEEQEYSLPQEAFPLRHEIVDNPSALDHLQDKADSPHVSGNEAETVSLTPVESFSLISISHSLYENRLPSDFFSPIVRDTLLFYAEQGDVQTAVSVLIVLGDRIRKEIDEQTQEHWYTSYIDLLQRFQLWNISNEVIKLSTCRAINCLNQASTTLHINCSNCKRPMSNRGWICDRCRQCASMCAVCHHVVKGLFVWCQGCSHGGHLQHIMKWLETSSHCPAGCGHLCEYT